A single region of the Streptomyces sp. NBC_01262 genome encodes:
- a CDS encoding CCA tRNA nucleotidyltransferase, whose product MPNANNASQTLRAAHAVAPVAEDLGRRFQDAGFRLALVGGSVRDTLLGRLGNDLDFTTDARPEQVLKIIRPWADAVWEVGIAFGTVGCRKDGYLVEVTTYRSEAYDRTSRKPEVSYGDTIEEDLVRRDFTVNAMAVALPEVAFVDPYGGLDDLAQRVLRTPGTPEDSFSDDPLRMMRAARFAAQLDFEVAPEVVAAMTAMADRIEIVSAERVRDELNKLILSDHPRKGLRLLVDTGLADRVLPELSALRLESDEHHRHKDVYEHTLTVLEQAIALETDGPDLVLRLAALLHDIGKPRTRRFESDGRVSFHHHEVVGAKMTKSRMAKLKYPNDVVKDVAQLVELHLRFHGYGSGEWTDSAVRRYVRDAGPLLDRLHKLTRSDCTTRNKRKAAALSRTYDGLETRIAELKEREELDAIRPDLDGNQIMEILGVGPGPVIGKAYQHLLELRLENGPMGPDEAVAALKDWWAAQSG is encoded by the coding sequence GTGCCGAATGCCAACAACGCCTCCCAGACCCTGCGGGCCGCTCACGCGGTCGCGCCGGTGGCCGAAGACCTCGGTCGCCGCTTCCAGGACGCCGGTTTCCGGCTCGCCCTCGTCGGCGGCTCGGTCCGTGACACCCTCCTCGGCCGGCTCGGCAACGACCTGGACTTCACGACGGACGCCCGGCCCGAGCAGGTACTGAAGATCATCCGCCCGTGGGCGGACGCCGTCTGGGAGGTCGGCATCGCCTTCGGCACGGTCGGCTGCCGCAAGGACGGCTACCTCGTCGAGGTCACCACGTACCGCTCGGAGGCGTACGACCGCACTTCGCGCAAGCCCGAGGTCTCCTACGGCGACACCATCGAGGAGGACCTGGTCCGCCGCGACTTCACGGTGAACGCCATGGCCGTCGCCCTGCCCGAGGTCGCCTTCGTCGACCCGTACGGCGGGCTGGACGACCTGGCGCAGCGGGTGCTGCGCACCCCGGGGACTCCGGAGGACTCGTTCTCCGACGACCCGCTGCGGATGATGCGGGCTGCCCGCTTCGCCGCGCAGCTGGACTTCGAGGTGGCACCGGAGGTCGTCGCCGCGATGACGGCGATGGCGGACCGGATCGAGATCGTCTCGGCCGAGCGGGTGCGCGACGAGCTCAACAAGCTGATCCTGTCCGATCACCCGCGCAAGGGCCTGCGGCTGCTGGTCGACACCGGTCTCGCCGACCGCGTGCTGCCCGAGCTGTCGGCGCTGCGGCTGGAGAGCGACGAGCACCACCGTCACAAGGACGTCTACGAGCACACCCTGACGGTCCTGGAGCAGGCCATCGCCCTGGAGACGGACGGCCCGGACCTGGTGCTGCGGCTCGCGGCGCTGCTGCACGACATCGGCAAGCCGCGCACCCGGCGGTTCGAGTCCGACGGGCGGGTCTCCTTCCACCACCACGAGGTGGTCGGCGCGAAGATGACCAAGTCCCGGATGGCCAAGCTCAAGTACCCGAACGACGTCGTGAAGGATGTCGCCCAGCTCGTGGAGCTCCATCTGCGCTTCCACGGCTACGGCTCCGGTGAGTGGACCGACTCCGCGGTGCGGCGCTACGTCCGCGACGCCGGCCCGCTGCTGGACCGGCTGCACAAGCTGACCCGCTCGGACTGCACCACCCGCAACAAGCGCAAGGCGGCGGCCCTGTCGCGTACCTATGACGGGCTGGAGACGCGCATCGCCGAGCTCAAGGAGCGGGAGGAGCTGGACGCGATCCGTCCGGACCTCGACGGCAACCAGATCATGGAGATCCTGGGCGTCGGTCCCGGACCGGTGATCGGCAAGGCGTACCAGCACCTGCTGGAGCTGCGGCTGGAGAACGGGCCGATGGGCCCGGACGAGGCGGTGGCGGCGCTCAAGGACTGGTGGGCGGCGCAGAGCGGCTAG
- a CDS encoding MFS transporter: MGSVRDLRVLLRLRDFRRLLLVRLLSQLSDGVYQVALATYVVFSPEKQASPAAIASAMAVLLLPYSLLGPFTGVLLDRWRRRQVLLHCNLLRAVLSAGTAVLMLLHVPDWLFYLSALSVTAVNRFVLAGLSAALPRVVDGERLVMANSLSPTAGTLAATAGGGLAFLVHLGLAKGTGADATVVLLAALVYLCAGLAALTMPPDLLGPDPSRVLPGARAALAHTARGLADGLRHLRMRPLAARTMAAMSVMRFCYGGLTVTVLMLCRYAWTDAGPDGDPDGGLALLGLAVAVSGAGFFAAAVITPWATGRLGTSGWIAVCAGSAAVLLPVLGLPFRPTPILAAAFLIGAATQGAKIATDTVVQSSVDDAYRGRVFSLYDVLFNVAFVGAAAVSALMLPPDGRSAVLLTVLSALYATVAFGIASGTDSVRDWLRVSARR; the protein is encoded by the coding sequence ATGGGTTCGGTGCGGGATCTCAGGGTGCTGCTGCGGCTGCGCGACTTCCGACGGCTGCTGCTGGTGCGGTTGCTGTCGCAACTGTCCGACGGGGTCTACCAGGTGGCACTGGCCACCTACGTGGTGTTCTCACCGGAGAAGCAGGCCTCGCCGGCCGCGATCGCCTCCGCGATGGCGGTGCTGCTGCTTCCGTACTCGCTGCTCGGGCCGTTCACCGGGGTCCTGCTGGACCGCTGGCGGCGGCGCCAGGTCCTGCTGCACTGCAATCTGCTGCGGGCGGTGCTGTCGGCCGGTACGGCGGTGCTGATGCTGCTGCACGTCCCGGACTGGCTGTTCTATCTGTCCGCGCTGTCGGTCACCGCGGTCAACCGGTTCGTGCTGGCCGGGCTCTCCGCGGCGCTGCCGCGCGTCGTGGACGGCGAGCGGCTGGTGATGGCCAACTCGCTCTCCCCGACGGCCGGTACGCTCGCCGCGACCGCGGGCGGCGGCCTGGCCTTCCTCGTCCACCTGGGCCTGGCCAAGGGCACCGGGGCGGACGCCACCGTGGTGCTGCTCGCGGCGCTGGTCTACCTGTGCGCGGGCCTGGCCGCCCTGACCATGCCACCGGACCTGCTGGGGCCCGACCCCTCGCGCGTGCTGCCCGGAGCGCGTGCGGCGCTCGCCCACACCGCACGGGGGCTGGCCGACGGGCTCCGCCATCTTCGGATGCGTCCGCTCGCCGCGCGGACGATGGCCGCGATGTCGGTGATGCGCTTCTGCTACGGCGGGCTGACGGTCACCGTCCTGATGCTGTGCCGGTACGCCTGGACCGACGCGGGACCGGACGGCGACCCGGACGGCGGCCTCGCGCTCCTGGGACTCGCCGTGGCGGTCTCGGGTGCGGGCTTCTTCGCGGCCGCGGTGATCACCCCCTGGGCGACGGGCCGGCTCGGCACCTCCGGCTGGATCGCGGTCTGCGCGGGCTCGGCGGCAGTGCTGCTGCCCGTGCTCGGGCTGCCCTTCCGGCCCACGCCGATACTGGCGGCGGCGTTCCTCATCGGCGCCGCCACCCAGGGCGCGAAGATCGCCACCGACACCGTCGTCCAGTCCAGCGTCGACGACGCGTACCGCGGCCGCGTCTTCTCCCTCTACGACGTCCTGTTCAACGTGGCCTTCGTCGGCGCCGCCGCGGTCTCCGCCCTGATGCTGCCCCCCGACGGCCGCTCGGCGGTGCTGCTGACCGTGCTGTCGGCGCTCTACGCGACGGTCGCGTTCGGCATCGCCTCGGGAACGGATTCGGTCCGTGACTGGCTGCGCGTCAGCGCCCGCCGATAA
- a CDS encoding PadR family transcriptional regulator — protein MSKRSGILEFAILGLLRESPMHGYELRKRLNTSLGVFRAFSYGSLYPCLKTLVSQGYLVEETGGPEVDPLAAPLAGRRAKIVYRLTAAGKEHFEELLAHSGPDAWEDEHFAARFAFFGQTSRDVRMRVLEGRRSRLEERLEKMRASLARTRERLDDYTLELQRHGMESVEREVRWLNELIETERAGRTKPPFGDQD, from the coding sequence ATGAGCAAGCGCTCCGGCATCCTTGAGTTCGCCATTCTCGGCCTGCTGCGCGAATCCCCGATGCATGGCTATGAGCTGCGCAAGCGGCTCAACACCTCGCTCGGCGTATTCCGCGCGTTCAGTTACGGCAGCCTCTATCCCTGCCTGAAGACACTGGTCTCCCAGGGCTACCTGGTCGAGGAGACCGGTGGTCCGGAGGTCGATCCCCTCGCCGCGCCGCTGGCCGGCCGGCGGGCGAAGATCGTCTACCGGTTGACAGCCGCGGGCAAGGAGCACTTCGAAGAGCTGCTCGCCCACTCCGGACCCGATGCGTGGGAGGACGAGCACTTCGCCGCTCGGTTCGCCTTCTTCGGCCAGACGTCACGTGACGTACGGATGCGTGTACTCGAAGGGCGGCGCAGCCGCCTGGAAGAGCGCCTGGAGAAGATGCGCGCGTCCCTCGCGCGTACCCGCGAGCGGCTCGACGACTACACGCTCGAGCTGCAACGGCACGGCATGGAGTCGGTGGAGCGCGAGGTCCGCTGGCTGAACGAGCTGATCGAGACCGAACGGGCCGGGAGGACCAAGCCGCCGTTCGGCGATCAGGACTGA
- a CDS encoding transglycosylase domain-containing protein, which produces MSEHRRKQPQSPDGGRAAARRGAPQQPPPQGGRRPAPRSQSYGSPSEGYGSGPAPAGSGSGPRPGPAPADPGPAYGGRAAARRAQQGGRRRAANSSDPVTIGPGGGRSGGRGGGKKPPKWRIVDYPRWGKDGWRRWMPSWKLVTGLCLTFFGGILGVAGIGYAMVAVPKAADAATAQNNVYYWDDGSEMVATGGAVNRQNLGIAEIPKSMQWAVVSAENKTFYTDSGVDPMGIARALYNMAKGGETQGGSTITQQYVKNARLGDQSQTVTRKFKELFISIKVRNQLKPDEIMEGYLNTSYFGRRSYGLQAAARSYYGIDAVKLNASQSAFLAALLNGPTYYDPYGNVDIDKAATAESNTKNATYRWQWILDKELEFGHMTKAEHDKWIAKGFPMPIKQKSSQELSGQIGYLVSLAKSYAINNSDGEITTEKMELGGYRIYTTFNKKKVGELEAAVKKVRKNNENTKARPKVDTYVQFGGASVDPSTGAIVAIYGGTDATKHFTDNADATGAPVGSTFKPFVLAAAMTYGKRNKDWTEADGLQDRTIVSQKSIYSGKNKLKIKNYDGSVWLDKDGNEWLQTNDDDDSYGNITIREAMRVSANAPFVQLGMDVGTDKVRSAALSAGLLESSLATSTNSPSFSIGTSTPSAIRMAGAYSTFANSGKQNDPYSVQKVVRDSVVKYEHKTTAKPAFSAAVADNVTDVLKNVVDKGTGTSAQLSGREVAGKTGTTDGNKSAWFVGYTPQLSTSVVMFRYNDNAKAKNRKFLEMFGTYGKDKIHGASFPAEIWHDYMSAALKGTTAETFPNPEKLGSVVYGGGASSPSPSISASPSITASPSITPSKTATQSATPTATASDTCGTFDVDCGSDGGTTESASPSESTSSDTTNGNSSNGSSGLFNGGTG; this is translated from the coding sequence ATGAGCGAGCACCGTCGCAAGCAGCCGCAGTCGCCCGACGGCGGCCGCGCAGCCGCCCGTCGCGGCGCGCCGCAGCAGCCCCCGCCGCAAGGCGGGCGGCGGCCCGCGCCCCGATCGCAGTCCTACGGTTCCCCATCGGAGGGCTACGGCTCCGGCCCGGCCCCCGCCGGTTCCGGTTCCGGCCCGCGCCCCGGCCCGGCCCCAGCCGATCCCGGGCCCGCCTACGGAGGCCGCGCCGCCGCGCGCCGAGCGCAGCAGGGCGGCAGACGCCGCGCGGCCAACAGCTCCGACCCGGTGACCATCGGACCCGGCGGTGGCCGTAGCGGTGGCCGCGGGGGCGGCAAGAAGCCCCCGAAGTGGCGCATCGTCGACTACCCCCGCTGGGGCAAGGACGGCTGGCGCCGCTGGATGCCGTCCTGGAAGCTCGTCACCGGCCTGTGCCTGACGTTCTTCGGCGGCATCCTCGGCGTGGCCGGCATCGGGTACGCGATGGTGGCCGTGCCGAAGGCCGCCGACGCGGCGACGGCGCAGAACAACGTCTACTACTGGGACGACGGCAGCGAGATGGTCGCGACCGGCGGCGCGGTCAACCGCCAGAACCTCGGCATCGCCGAGATCCCGAAGTCGATGCAGTGGGCCGTGGTCTCGGCCGAGAACAAGACCTTCTACACCGACTCGGGCGTCGACCCCATGGGTATCGCCCGCGCGCTGTACAACATGGCCAAGGGCGGCGAGACGCAGGGTGGCTCCACCATCACCCAGCAGTACGTCAAGAACGCCCGCCTCGGCGACCAGTCACAGACCGTCACCCGTAAGTTCAAAGAGCTCTTCATCTCGATAAAGGTCCGCAACCAGCTGAAGCCGGACGAGATCATGGAGGGCTACCTCAACACCTCCTACTTCGGACGGCGTTCGTACGGCCTCCAGGCCGCGGCCCGCTCGTACTACGGCATCGACGCGGTGAAGCTCAACGCCAGCCAGAGCGCCTTCCTCGCCGCGCTGCTCAACGGCCCGACGTACTACGACCCGTACGGCAACGTGGACATCGACAAGGCGGCGACCGCCGAGTCCAACACCAAGAACGCCACGTACCGCTGGCAGTGGATCCTCGACAAGGAGCTTGAGTTCGGGCACATGACCAAGGCGGAACACGACAAGTGGATCGCCAAGGGATTCCCGATGCCCATCAAGCAGAAGAGCAGCCAGGAGCTGAGCGGGCAGATCGGCTACCTCGTCAGCCTCGCCAAGAGCTACGCCATCAACAACAGCGACGGCGAGATCACCACCGAGAAGATGGAGCTGGGCGGCTACCGGATCTACACCACCTTCAACAAGAAGAAGGTGGGCGAGCTGGAAGCCGCGGTGAAGAAGGTCCGCAAGAACAACGAGAACACCAAGGCGCGTCCCAAGGTCGACACCTATGTGCAGTTCGGCGGCGCCTCGGTGGACCCGAGTACCGGAGCGATCGTCGCGATCTACGGCGGCACGGACGCGACCAAGCACTTCACGGACAACGCCGACGCGACCGGAGCCCCGGTCGGCTCGACCTTCAAGCCCTTCGTGCTCGCCGCGGCGATGACCTACGGCAAGCGCAACAAGGACTGGACCGAAGCGGACGGGCTTCAGGACCGTACGATCGTGTCGCAGAAGAGCATCTACAGCGGCAAGAACAAGCTGAAGATCAAGAACTACGACGGCTCCGTCTGGCTCGACAAGGACGGCAACGAGTGGCTGCAGACCAACGATGACGACGACTCCTACGGCAACATCACCATTCGCGAGGCCATGAGGGTCTCCGCGAACGCCCCGTTCGTCCAGCTCGGCATGGACGTCGGTACGGACAAGGTGCGCTCCGCCGCCCTCAGCGCAGGGCTCCTCGAAAGCAGCCTGGCGACCTCGACCAACAGCCCGTCCTTCTCCATCGGTACGTCCACGCCGAGCGCCATCCGTATGGCGGGCGCCTACTCCACCTTCGCCAACAGCGGGAAGCAGAACGACCCGTACTCGGTGCAGAAGGTCGTGCGGGACAGCGTCGTGAAGTACGAGCACAAGACGACGGCCAAGCCGGCCTTCTCCGCGGCCGTCGCCGACAACGTCACGGACGTGCTGAAGAACGTCGTCGACAAGGGAACGGGTACCTCGGCCCAGCTCAGCGGCCGGGAGGTGGCCGGCAAGACCGGTACCACCGACGGCAACAAGTCCGCCTGGTTCGTCGGCTACACCCCGCAGCTGTCCACGTCGGTCGTCATGTTCCGCTACAACGACAACGCCAAGGCCAAGAACCGCAAGTTCCTGGAGATGTTCGGCACCTACGGCAAGGACAAGATCCACGGTGCTTCCTTCCCGGCCGAGATCTGGCACGACTACATGTCCGCCGCTCTGAAGGGCACCACCGCCGAAACCTTCCCCAACCCCGAGAAGCTCGGTTCGGTGGTCTACGGCGGCGGCGCCTCCAGCCCGTCCCCGTCCATCTCGGCCAGCCCCTCGATCACCGCGTCCCCGAGCATCACGCCGTCGAAGACGGCGACGCAGTCCGCCACCCCCACCGCCACGGCGAGCGACACCTGCGGCACGTTTGACGTGGATTGCGGCTCCGACGGTGGCACCACGGAGTCGGCCAGCCCGAGTGAGAGTACGAGCAGCGACACCACCAACGGGAACAGCAGCAACGGCAGTAGCGGGCTGTTCAACGGCGGCACAGGTTAG
- a CDS encoding LppU/SCO3897 family protein, whose translation MSYPQGPIPQVPTAPQSGDSDSIKKNLIKIVAILAVVGIGWGALEYFDFGEDTAKYAAVGDCMKNEGSAISPDMTIVDCTSSEATYKVAAVHKNTRDTSLCAAGTTGYSETSTTGRKGHRKTSTVTLCLTAVK comes from the coding sequence GTGTCGTATCCGCAGGGGCCGATACCGCAGGTGCCGACAGCACCGCAGAGCGGCGACAGCGACAGCATCAAGAAGAATCTCATCAAGATCGTCGCCATCCTCGCGGTCGTGGGCATCGGCTGGGGCGCCCTGGAGTACTTCGACTTCGGCGAGGACACCGCCAAGTACGCCGCGGTCGGCGACTGCATGAAGAACGAGGGCTCGGCCATCAGCCCGGACATGACCATCGTGGACTGCACCTCGTCCGAGGCCACGTACAAGGTGGCCGCCGTCCACAAGAACACCCGCGACACCTCGCTCTGCGCCGCCGGCACCACCGGCTACTCCGAGACCAGCACCACCGGGCGCAAGGGCCACCGGAAGACGAGCACGGTCACCCTCTGCCTGACCGCGGTGAAGTAG
- a CDS encoding inositol-3-phosphate synthase, producing the protein MGSVRVAIVGVGNCAASLVQGVEYYKDADPNGRVPGLMHVQFGDYHVRDVEFVAAFDIDAKKVGLDLADAIGASENNTIKICDVPQSGVTVQRGHTYDGLGKYYRETIEESGEEPADIVKVLKDKQVDVLVCYLPVGSEDAAKFYAQCAIDAKVAFVNALPVFIAGTKEWADKFTEAGVPIVGDDIKSQVGATITHRVLTKLFEDRGVLVERTMQLNVGGNMDFKNMLERERLESKKISKTQAVTSQIPDRELGSKNVHIGPSDYVQWLDDRKWAYVRLEGRAFGDVPLNLEYKLEVWDSPNSAGVIIDAVRAAKIAKDRGIGGPILSASSYFMKSPPVQYFDDEARDNVEKFIRGEVER; encoded by the coding sequence GTGGGTTCGGTTCGCGTAGCCATCGTTGGCGTGGGCAACTGCGCCGCGTCGCTGGTGCAGGGTGTCGAGTACTACAAGGACGCCGACCCGAACGGCCGTGTGCCCGGCCTCATGCATGTGCAGTTCGGTGATTACCACGTACGTGACGTCGAGTTCGTGGCCGCCTTCGATATCGACGCGAAGAAGGTCGGCCTCGACCTCGCGGACGCCATCGGCGCCAGCGAGAACAACACCATCAAGATCTGCGACGTCCCGCAGAGCGGTGTGACCGTGCAGCGCGGCCACACCTACGACGGCCTGGGCAAGTACTACCGCGAGACCATCGAGGAGTCCGGCGAGGAGCCGGCCGACATCGTGAAGGTCCTCAAGGACAAGCAGGTCGATGTCCTGGTCTGCTACCTGCCGGTGGGTTCCGAGGACGCCGCGAAGTTCTACGCCCAGTGCGCCATCGACGCCAAGGTCGCCTTCGTCAACGCGCTGCCGGTCTTCATCGCCGGCACCAAGGAGTGGGCGGACAAGTTCACCGAGGCCGGTGTGCCGATCGTCGGTGACGACATCAAGTCGCAGGTCGGCGCCACGATCACGCACCGCGTGCTCACCAAGCTCTTCGAGGACCGCGGTGTCCTGGTCGAGCGCACCATGCAGCTGAACGTCGGCGGCAACATGGACTTCAAGAACATGCTGGAGCGCGAGCGCCTGGAGTCCAAGAAGATCTCCAAGACGCAGGCCGTCACCTCGCAGATCCCCGACCGCGAGCTGGGCTCCAAGAACGTCCACATCGGCCCGTCCGACTACGTGCAGTGGCTCGACGACCGCAAGTGGGCGTACGTCCGCCTCGAGGGCCGCGCCTTCGGCGACGTCCCGCTGAACCTGGAGTACAAGCTGGAGGTCTGGGACTCCCCGAACTCCGCCGGTGTCATCATCGACGCGGTGCGCGCCGCGAAGATCGCCAAGGACCGCGGCATCGGCGGCCCGATCCTGTCCGCGTCCTCGTACTTCATGAAGTCCCCGCCGGTGCAGTACTTCGACGACGAGGCCCGCGACAACGTCGAGAAGTTCATCCGCGGCGAGGTCGAGCGCTGA